Proteins from a single region of Callospermophilus lateralis isolate mCalLat2 chromosome Y, mCalLat2.hap1, whole genome shotgun sequence:
- the Csf2ra gene encoding granulocyte-macrophage colony-stimulating factor receptor subunit alpha produces the protein MLCAPSGGPESLLVAICVLVLSALPGQSSLVTQELTDVPSPPSTPGLDLDFDPRTMTLRWNCQENATRATCRLRHREMGDIKVNAEAESCQCAFTRVALHGGATLKVSTTVDGAPVQDELPFANPGAEGTAARNFSCAIYSATFMNCTWAPGPAAPSDVQYFLYMRQLKANSESNETECPHYIQDAGTHRGCHLRDISKLKYRTFFLVNGTSRGTEIQFFDLILSTREMEQISPPDNISVQCNTSHCVLRWSQPRTKTYLTYLDFQYQLGIRTQNTEGAGGDNSVINVSGEVHNLYHLPSPEPRGPHSLRIRAADSRGGPWGHWSRPVEFGSRGQEGGLLHVYLLVVLGTLVCALVLGFLLNRSHGLRRLFPPIPQVKDKVTPNDQVDQQVDWAAVTPGVGKEDPEDVLTVQEVN, from the exons A TGCTCTGCGCTCCCTCGGGCGGCCCCGAGAGCCTGCTGGTGGCCATCTGCGTCCTTGTCCTCTCCGCGTTGCCTGGACAGTCCTCCCTCGTGACCCAGGAGCTGACGG ATGTGCCGTCGCCGCCGTCCACCCCCGGCCTCGACCTGGACTTCGACCCGCGGACCATGACGCTCCGTTGGAACTGCCAGGAAAACGCCACCCGCGCCACGTGCCGCCTGCGTCACAGGGAAATGGGGGACATTAAAGTTAAT GCCGAGGCCGAGTCCTGCCAGTGCGCCTTTACCAGGGTGGCCCTGCACGGAGGCGCCACGCTGAAGGTCAGCACCACCGTGGACGGGGCCCCGGTGCAGGACGAGCTGCCCTTCGCCAACCCAG GTGCAGAGGGCACCGCGGCCCGGAACTTCTCCTGCGCCATCTACAGCGCCACCTTCATGAACTGCACCTGGGCCCCGGGCCCTGCGGCCCCCAGCGACGTCCAGTATTTTCTGTACATGCGACAGTTGAA agctAACAGTGAAAGTAATGAGACCGAATGTCCCCATTACATCCAAGACGCGGGGACCCACAGGGGCTGCCACCTGCGAGACATCTCCAAGTTGAAGTACAGAACTTTCTTCCTGGTGAACGGGACCAGCCGGGGGACGGAGATCCAGTTCTTTGATTTGATTCTGTCGACAAGGGAGATGG AGCAGATCAGTCCCCCGGACAACATCAGCGTCCAGTGCAACACGTCTCACTGCGTCCTCCGGTGGAGCCAGCCCAGGACCAAGACCTACCTGACCTACCTGGACTTCCAGTATCAGCTGGGCATCCGGACACAG AACACCGAAGGAGCCGGCGGGGACAATTCAGTG ATCAACGTCTCCGGGGAAGTGCACAACCTGTACCACCTGCCCAGCCCGGAGCCCAGGGGCCCTCACAGCCTGAGGATCAGAGCCGCGGACTCCCGCGGGGGACCCTGGGGTCACTGGAGCCGCCCCGTGGAGTTCG GCTCCCGGGGACAGGAGGGTGGCCTCCTGCACGTCTACCTGCTGGTGGTCCTGGGGACCCTCGTCTGCGCCCTGGTCCTCGGCTTCCTGCTGAACAG GTCCCACGGGCTGCGCAGACTCTTCCCCCCGATCCCTCAGGTCAAAGACAAAGTGACCCCAAACGATCAAGTGGACCAGCAG GTGGACTGGGCAGCCGTGACCCCAGGAGTCGGCAAAGAGGACCCGGAAGACGTCCTGACGGTGCAGGAAGTGAACTGA